One Vicia villosa cultivar HV-30 ecotype Madison, WI linkage group LG5, Vvil1.0, whole genome shotgun sequence genomic window, aattatgttgtcatatatatgtgtatgtatgactcaataaaatatttgtaaaaaaccgaaccaaccgaaccgaaccaaaccgcattagtttggtttggtttggttcagatttttttttaaagtcaatcgaaccaaaccaaaccgcactattttttctcttgcggttcggatgatttttttcgtcaaaatcgcccaaaccgcaccgcgagcacccctactaTGAGTTATTGTTTCATTGATCAGTCCAAAGTTACAAAGTAATTGAATGAGAGATTAGGATCTTCATTAAAACGTTGCACATTTGAAGTGAATTTTAGTTAGGGTTTAAATACTTGTaacgtattttttttaatattcatttaatgtaatattttttttaagataaaaGTGGACAACAAGTCATTGGTAAACATATGTATAAAAATAGGAGGATTTAAGAGTTGATAACTCTAAGAGTGTGTCTTTGAATGAAgtattttaatgaggtaatgtaatattttaagaaaatttaaaatgatttgcacaaaatttattatttagatacaaaaatgaagaattgttaaaatgatggaaatttatggaggaTTTGatgtaagttaaatttaatcattttgaaatgacaccaaaaactaggggtggcaaaacgggtccggcCCACGGAGAAAGCCCATTTTAtccgcactttttcgcggggcaggacaaggttttaggcccgttgtctttaatgtgcccgccccgccctgtttttttgtgggcttttgcgggcatttgttttttcatttttaaattttacaatttggtccttcaaatttttaaaaattgcaaattggtccctattattttaattttttaatttggtccaaaaattttaaattttataaaaaatgaccccaaaaatctaacaatgaattatcttaatattttatccaaataaaataatttaaaaatgaatggatttcaattgaatcatttgaatttcttttaattttaaattcttttaaatttttcaatTACCCCATCCAAAAAGCACTAACAAATTTCTATTAAAATTCATAATTACAGTAGTGTATATCATCCCACTAAGAATGGTTCATAGATTTTAGGCTTAAGTTAACTTAAATGTCTGTAAATTTGTTACCTTCTTTGTTATAAATATGAGTTaccattaatttattttttttggctTCAAGCCGAGATTGCTATTGTCTTATCTATTTCTTATCTTTCAATGAAACAAAGttggttttgatactagcattgAATCGAATGTCAACAAAAAATGCGGCCAATTAGAAGAGATTACATATTCCATGGCCATGATTGCACCTAGAAAAGAGGTAACATTGTCCATGTGATTGACAGTATGGTACCACCCCAAGTTGCAATATTATGGGTTCCAACTTCCAACTAAGGCACCATCAATGTTCCCTTTAAAACAGTCAACAATAAGAGGAGTCCATAAAATCTCTTTGAGCAGATGAGGTGTTGCTAGATTGAATTGAATCCTAAAGGCTTTAAGAAGCATTAAATCACAAATAGGTCGATTTGATGAGGCTTCTATCAGCCTGCCACAAAGAGAAACATAGGAAAAAGTTGCAGGTTGATTTCCAATTTGAATTTACGGCTATTAAATATTACAGGGTTCATTGCCTTCTATATCTCATTGGTAGTGTGTTGGAAATGGCTGACAACATAATAATGATCTTAGAATGGTTGGAATTTCGAGCTTCAATCATGGTCTAACAATCAGCAAAGAAGTGATCTCATGATGGATGTCTGTGATGCTAGCCAGTGATCTCATGATGGGTGTCTGTGATGCTAGCCATCCATTTCCATAGGTTTATAGCAAAAGAGCATTGAAAGAGATGATGATTCAGAGATCATGTTCTGCTCTATCTTATATGTTTTGTAGTGGCAACCGAATTATTTTAAGCAATCTTTAGAGTATTTTGTCATAATCATTAGGGCattatatcaaaatatcataTTACTCCTTAGATATGATGATGTTATGGAAGATAAAGCACATGAAGAAGATCCACATGAGTAAGAACAACACATATATGAATTCTTAAATTAAGGGCCAAGAGGAATGCAGTCAGGCCCAAACACCTTAATGATTAGAGAATTTCTTTTTACTCCAATATGCTTTCTTAAATATGCTTTCTTAGATACCTATtatgaaaattctaaaatatccTTACATTTTGGATGTGCATCTCCTAAGGcacatttttcttaaaaaaaaaaaaagtgatttcggatatgcatatcccaagacacattttaaaaaaaaaattattttcggatatgcatatcgaAATAacctaacttttttttaaaaaaaggtgtCTTCAGAGACGCATCTCCGAAAATTGTTGCGTTTTTTACAAAACCCAAACAGACATCCCTTCACTTTCATTCTcttcaaaacaattttttttcaaataaacccaTCTGTGCCAACTTGCATTCAAATGATTCTTGCTCTACAACTAGTTCTAAACATAGATAAGTATTCAAAGCCTCATTCAACATCAACTCAAAGCTTCAACAGAGTGTAAGTTTCCATAACTTTGAACTCTAAGTTGGAAATGTTATTAAGGCTgttaaaaaattagaaattttttGTAGGGTGTAGTTATTGTAGGTCAATGATAATGTTTAGTTggtaaaaattggatttttattgaGTTAGGACAAGAAATGGTGGTATGTCAAAAATGGTTGTTCgcatgtgttttcggaagtgcatttccgaaatcacctcTGATtagtttcggagatgcacttttgAAATATGGTCTGAactgtttttttaattttcaaatttgtttcaaAGTCTTACCAGTTGCACTTTTTCAGAAAAATGGCAGGCATCCAGGCACCGGTCGCTCGACTTAGATAAGGTAGGGAGACACAGACAGCCTCAGCTCGGCGCGAGAGAGCTGCACAACAAGCAGCGGCTCGGGGACGGGATCGAGTTCGAGTACCAATCCAAATGGATGACGCGCTTGCAGGATCTTCATCTTGCATTTAGGAGTCGGTTGTTTGGGACGACGAGGTTATTTTTTATTGCACTTTATAATTTAAcagttttttatttatgtttttattgcACTTTCTTCAAACGGTTTAACTaacattgttttttgtttttgctgTGACAGGAGCGGGCGACCATAAAATCCGTGAACCATGCACAGAAAATATTTGATCTATTTAAACCACAGGCTTAGTGGTTTAGTGACGTTGTAGCTGGGAGCGAGCTTGGCGGGTTATGCATGACCGGATATAGTACCATCaaccacgacatgcagggggcatttgctGAAAGGTGGCACATGACGTGGGGAGTTGGGGAGTTGAAGATCACCCTACATGACGTGGCCTGTCTTCTCCACCTACCAATCAGAGGAGGTTACTGGACCATTCTCGTATACAGAAGGTTGAGTCCATAGAGTGGATGGTGGATTATTTGGGTATGGACCCAAATATGGCGGATTATGAGTGCAGAGCGACGAGTTGGGCGCATATCCAGTTCTCTAGCTTGAAAGAGCTTTACGAAAATCGCTTGGTGGCGGTAGCGGAGTCTGAGAAGGAGGTGACGGGCTTTTTGTTGAGTATCACCATGGTTGCGCTCTGcggtgttggttcatgttcttggtaggcactgcactctttatggacaaaagtgcaacctacgtggACATGACTTATCTCTGGTACTTTATTGATCTGGCTACAGTTCACGAGTGGAACTAGGGGGCCgccattctggtatacctataccagaagctgaatgaagcctccaacaaGAGGACCAGACAAATGACCGGCTCTTGCACACTCTTTAGggtacatttatttttaattatttcacatttaattATATCATATTTCTTTTTAACATATCGTATTTTTGTTTctgagctggatcatctcttattTCCACCGCACCCACGACTACGATCTTGATCCTGCTTACATTGATGCCATGCCTAGGGCTGCACGATATGTCCTCCAGAAGGGGAATCAAAAAGTGGGGCCATATCGTGTATACCTCGATCGTACTGCTCACGATGACATCCAATGGACACCCTTCGTTGATTACGGTTGTCCCATTCGACCATATTACAttgtattctggatggttggcatgtgggGCAAACACCGTGGTCAGATATCTGTCGGAGTGGTGCATGAGACAGTTTGGACGTGTGCAGATGATACTGAGGTCTCCGTTTGAGGTTGATACTGACTCTGTTAACCGCTGGGAGCTCACTGCAATCTTTGAGGATTGGGCACATCATCTAGTCCCAGAGGAGTATCGGCGTACACTGGCCACCCAGAGCTGGCACTGTGTAGATGGATATgtgacatggttctatcagaTGTCACATCCTATCATGACACTCGATGTTCCTAGGCGTCCACCTAGGCCAACACATGAGGAGCTCTTGGAGAGATAGCAAGCCGAGGATAACTATGCCACTAATCTCTTGCCGATCTGTTAGCGGATACACTCGATAGGACAGGAGGCATTAGATAGAGGGGTCATTGAGCAGGGCGGTTGTTACAGTGCAGAGGATGGTCGGTGAGGCGTCCAGTGTGGTGGGGAATAGGAGGTAGAGGTGGTCGCAGGGAGTTCacattaggcatactcagtagtagatgactatttatgttttatttatgacTTTTTATTCGGTGTTGTAATATTTTTACATTGAGCACTTATCCGAACAACTACTTCCATATTACTGTATTATTTTTTAATCTATATTTCGTATTTTTTATTTCCGTTACATTTTATCGAATAGTAGgaggttttaattttatttctactatgttgttattttggaaaaaaatgaatcattgaaaatcTGCATATggtgatttcggatatgcatatccgaaatcattGAAATCTGATTaagggtgatttcggagatgcatatttgAAATCTTTAAAATTAGGATATGGGtgccttcggagatgcattttcgaagggTATTTTGGAGTTTTTAGGGGTATTTTGGAGTTTTCAGGGGTGTTTTTCAGGGGTATTTTGGAGTTTTCCGAATTGTATTTGTTTGTCGCACTCATGCATCTTGTATATTGGAGATAGTTAGGACTTCGGTTTAGTGATAAGTAAGACTTCGG contains:
- the LOC131605588 gene encoding uncharacterized protein LOC131605588, which encodes MTSNGHPSLITVVPFDHITLYSGWLACGANTVVRYLSEWCMRQFGRVQMILRSPFEVDTDSVNRWELTAIFEDWAHHLVPEEYRRTLATQSWHCVDGYVTWFYQMSHPIMTLDVPRRPPRPTHEELLER